The following proteins are encoded in a genomic region of Coffea eugenioides isolate CCC68of chromosome 6, Ceug_1.0, whole genome shotgun sequence:
- the LOC113775925 gene encoding uncharacterized protein LOC113775925: MEKNEESGSPGWSASFFMQTTEDVARAVAAAAAAAVAARSPRPSVVYSSKDDSSSQLQKLQNQVSRLLKGLSSPPEVKSGPYNPEVLTSQKRQWASFQLQSLDHKIWKEPSRLFESMVVVGLHPNCDIQALQKLYFGRKSEGSGRFRTALNGQNQSRIEPNLEPQVLFVYPPEKQLPLKYKDLLSFCFPAGVEVHAIERTPSMSELNEILLGQEHLKQSDLSFVFRLQVADDSTLYGCCVLVEEIVQKPSGLISMISDGQPCHLGLSRHILTTKRCYCILSRLPFYELHFGVLNSIFTEERLERLTRNIGDLELELPVGCDKEDNSEEESGSISLEDRAQCIHNGTAESSESSLSDSLPGRVTDDSCHLEHQISEGDIFTSKRSGDGSAVAALDPDMEKCHAKAETLVGSQISEVCDVSVDDFVINKQSVEKRLPNAVLPLLRYQQYESSESSSSFQGSPGEGRHFRSDVDDVEVEEPSFSGQDVCNEHDDILEWAKANDHGSLQIICEYYRLHCPSRGLTIKFHPLDHLHPLEYHRIDETVLQIAGSTIDLKSCTTSLELAEAYCALMAEEEANALSVWAVACLCGSLRLEHVLTLFAGALLEKQVAVVCSNLGVLSASVLSIIPLIRPYQWQSLLMPVLPNDMLDFLDAPVPYIVGVKNKTTEVQSKLTNVILVDMNKNQVKSPTMPTLPQYRELYSSLSPYHAKLVGESYLGRKRPIYECTDAQVDAAKSFLSVLRAYLDSLCSNLRSHTITNVQSNDDKVSLLLKESFIESFPSRDRSFMKLFVDTQLFSVHTDFVLSFFQKE, translated from the exons ATGGAGAAGAATGAAGAGTCAGGTAGCCCTGGATGGAGTGCTTCGTTCTTCATGCAGACAACTGAAGATGTTGCAAGAGCAGTTGCTGCTGCTGCAGCAGCAGCAGTTGCTGCACGATCCCCACGCCCCTCGGTAGTATATTCATCGAAGGACGATAGCAGTAGCCAGCTTCAGAAACTTCAGAATCAAGTGTCTAGATTACTGAAAGGCTTGTCTAGCCCTCCTGAAGTGAAAAGTGGACCTTACAACCCTGAAGTACTAACTAGCCAAAAACGTCAATGGGCAAGCTTTCAGTTGCAGTCCCTG GACCACAAAATTTGGAAAGAGCCATCCAGACTTTTTGAGAGCATGGTAGTTGTTGGACTCCATCCTAATTGTGACATTCAAGCTCTTCAGAAGCTTTACTTTGGTAGAAAGTCTGAAGGTTCAGGAAGATTTCGTACTGCACTAAATGGTCAGAATCAATCTCGTATTGAACCGAACCTGGAGCCTCAG gttttatttgtttatccACCAGAGAAACAGCTGCCATTGAAATACAAGGATCTTCTCTCGTTCTGCTTTCCTGCAGGAGTTGAG GTTCATGCAATTGAGAGAACTCCTTCGATGAGTGAGTTGAATGAGATACTTCTGGGCCAA GAACACCTCAAACAGAGTGACTTGTCTTTCGTGTTCCGACTGCAG GTGGCTGATGACTCAACGCTGTATGGTTGTTGTGTTTTGGTTGAAGAGATAGTACAGAAGCCGTCTGGATTGATTTCCATGATTTCAGACGGGCAGCCTTGTCATTTGGGGTTGAGCCGCCATATTCTAACCACAAAACGCTGTTATTGCATTCTTTCAAGACTTCCATTTTACGAGCTGCACTTTGGTGTGTTGAACAG CATTTTCACCGAAGAAAGGTTGGAACGGTTAACCAGAAATATTGGTGATCTAGAGCTGGAGTTACCTGTGGGCTGTGATAAAGAAGACAACTCTGAAGAAGAATCTGGGAGCATTTCATTGGAAGACAGGGCACAATGTATACACAATGGAACTGCAGAATCTTCAGAGTCAAGTTTGAGTGATTCTCTACCAGGAAGAGTCACAGATGATAGTTGTCATTTGGAGCATCAAATTTCAGAGGGGGACATTTTCACATCAAAGAGAAGTGGTGATGGTTCTGCTGTTGCTGCATTGGATCCTGATATGGAGAAATGCCATGCTAAAGCAGAAACTCTAGTTGGATCACAGATTTCTGAAGTCTGTGATGTATCTGTTGATGATTTTGTAATTAATAAACAATCTGTAGAGAAGCGCTTACCCAATGCGGTGTTGCCCCTTCTTCGTTATCAACAGTATGAAAGCTCTGAATCTTCCTCTAG TTTCCAGGGCTCTCCGGGTGAAGGCAGACATTTTAGAAGTGATGTTGATGATGTAGAAGTGGAAGAGCCATCCTTCTCTGGCCAGGATGTTTGCAATGAGCATGATGATATCCTTGAGTGGGCTAAG GCCAATGATCATGGTTCTTTACAAATAATATGCGAATATTACCGGCTACATTGCCCTTCACGTGGTTTGACTATTAAGTTTCACCCTCTGGATCACCTACATCCTTTAGAATATCATAGAATTGATGAAACTGTTCTACAAATTGCTGGATCAACAATTGATCTGAAGTCATGCACTACTAGTTTGGAATTAGCAGAG GCTTATTGTGCACTCATGGCAGAGGAGGAAGCAAATGCTTTATCTGTATGGGCTGTTGCATGCTTATGTGGCTCCTTGCGACTTGAGCAT GTGTTGACATTATTTGCTGGAGCCCTTTTGGAGAAGCAAGTCGCAGTTGTTTGTTCAAATTTG GGTGTATTGTCTGCTTCAGTTTTATCAATTATACCCCTTATTCGTCCTTATCAGTGGCAGAGCTTGCTAATGCCG GTTTTGCCAAATGACATGCTGGACTTTTTGGATGCACCTGTGCCTTACATA GTGGGTGTGAAGAACAAAACCACTGAGGTACAATCGAAGTTGACAAACGTCATTCTTGTTGATATGAACAAAAACCAG GTGAAGTCACCAACAATGCCAACACTACCCCAATATAGGGAATTGTATTCATCCTTAAGTCCTTATCATGCAAAACTTGTTGGAGAAAGTTATTTGGGAAGGAAGAGGCCTATTTATGAATGTACAGATGCACAG GTTGATGCTGCAAAGAGTTTCCTATCAGTATTGAGAGCTTATCTAGATTCTCTTTGCTCCAACCTTCGTTCTCACACAATTACCAATGTGCAATCCAATGATGATAAG GTCTCTTTACTTCTGAAGGAGAGTTTCATAGAATCTTTTCCTAGTCGAGACCGATCGTTTATGAAG CTCTTTGTGGATACACAGCTATTCTCAGTTCATACAGATTTTGTACTCTCTTTCTTCCAGAAGGAGTAG